A stretch of the Enterobacter mori genome encodes the following:
- a CDS encoding helix-turn-helix transcriptional regulator, whose amino-acid sequence MLPLKGKHGVVISKIPVMQSGLGGVMARHFPEYELTFCRSIQELTLLQLRRASVVIADISGDYRNPRGTLEQYYGLLSQYRDIHWIFLVSRPLYPLAVELLMRPESTLLSDMEPLEGVINAIRAGSERAERISQTLLMPDTPEPEEESESFIALTHSERKVLRLLGKGWCINQIATLLKKSNKTISAQKNSAMRRLSLRSNADMYAWISSTQGMRELSLMSAYGEFEEWKRPQQKDISPSSKIA is encoded by the coding sequence ATGTTGCCATTGAAAGGTAAACACGGAGTTGTGATTAGTAAGATACCGGTTATGCAATCCGGGCTCGGCGGGGTGATGGCACGCCATTTCCCAGAGTATGAACTGACCTTTTGCCGCTCGATTCAGGAGCTAACATTGCTGCAACTCCGCCGCGCCAGTGTGGTTATTGCTGATATTTCTGGTGATTATCGGAATCCTCGCGGTACGCTCGAGCAATATTACGGGCTGCTGAGTCAGTATCGGGATATCCATTGGATCTTTTTAGTTTCCCGTCCCCTCTACCCCCTGGCGGTAGAATTACTCATGCGTCCTGAAAGCACCTTGCTGTCAGATATGGAACCTCTCGAGGGGGTCATTAATGCTATTCGTGCCGGAAGTGAACGCGCAGAACGAATTAGCCAGACGTTGTTAATGCCAGACACTCCAGAGCCTGAAGAAGAGTCCGAGAGCTTTATCGCGCTAACTCACTCTGAGCGCAAAGTATTGCGACTGCTGGGGAAAGGCTGGTGTATTAACCAAATCGCGACGTTATTGAAGAAGAGTAACAAAACGATCAGTGCACAGAAGAACAGTGCGATGCGCAGGTTGTCCCTGCGAAGCAATGCCGATATGTATGCCTGGATCAGCAGTACACAGGGGATGCGAGAACTGAGTTTAATGTCGGCCTATGGAGAGTTTGAGGAATGGAAGAGACCGCAGCAAAAAGACATATCGCCGTCATCGAAAATTGCGTAA
- the bglJ gene encoding DNA-binding transcriptional activator BglJ produces MSAVGLQHIFALPAFSSYQVRLFSRFDSFKEALSQTAFYSVIYSLSDAREERRNCLASLRDLMFSHGNIQRIVLASDDVEARLICHLSPARLHGIISKSVSLEQLIEGMVTFLNETHRVNDNMYNHWYVNQNRMLSPTERAILRYMSSGYSIPEIATQLERNIKTIRAHKFNAMVKLGVNSDVGLLDAADILAHLPARELRHSALSVPSFS; encoded by the coding sequence ATGAGTGCTGTTGGGCTGCAGCATATTTTTGCTTTGCCGGCATTCAGCAGCTATCAGGTCCGCCTGTTTAGTCGGTTCGACAGTTTTAAAGAGGCACTTTCCCAGACCGCGTTTTATTCGGTTATTTACTCACTATCCGATGCGCGTGAGGAGCGTCGTAACTGCCTGGCGAGTCTGCGTGACCTGATGTTCTCACACGGCAATATCCAGCGTATTGTACTGGCGTCCGATGATGTAGAAGCGAGGCTGATTTGCCATCTTTCTCCGGCACGCCTGCACGGGATAATCAGTAAATCGGTGTCGCTTGAGCAGTTGATCGAAGGAATGGTGACCTTTCTTAACGAAACGCATCGTGTAAACGACAACATGTACAATCACTGGTATGTGAATCAGAACCGCATGTTGAGCCCCACCGAACGGGCGATTTTGCGTTATATGTCGTCGGGCTATTCCATCCCTGAAATCGCGACACAGCTTGAGCGCAATATTAAGACCATCAGGGCGCACAAGTTCAATGCGATGGTAAAGCTCGGGGTCAATTCTGATGTGGGATTGCTGGATGCAGCAGATATCCTTGCTCATCTTCCCGCCCGGGAGCTGCGTCACTCGGCGTTGAGTGTACCTTCATTCTCTTAG
- a CDS encoding YbaK/EbsC family protein, translated as MSLQSVQQFFADNAPDVEIIELSQSTATVALAAAAHNVEPGQIAKTLSLKVKNEVILVVAKGDARLDNKKLKDAFGAKARMLSSDEVVTVTGHPVGGVCPFGLENPLSVFCDVSLKQYAEVLPAAGAIHSAVRISPDRMAELTAAKWVDVCI; from the coding sequence ATGAGTTTGCAGTCTGTACAGCAGTTTTTTGCCGACAACGCACCCGATGTCGAAATCATCGAGCTTAGCCAAAGCACCGCGACCGTGGCCCTGGCTGCTGCAGCGCATAACGTTGAACCGGGTCAAATCGCCAAGACGCTATCGTTAAAGGTTAAAAACGAAGTCATTCTCGTGGTTGCTAAAGGTGACGCGCGGCTGGATAACAAAAAACTGAAAGACGCATTCGGCGCAAAAGCGCGCATGCTGAGCAGCGATGAAGTGGTCACCGTTACGGGTCATCCCGTGGGTGGGGTCTGCCCTTTCGGACTGGAGAATCCCCTTTCGGTTTTCTGCGATGTTTCACTGAAACAGTACGCTGAAGTACTGCCTGCTGCCGGTGCGATTCACAGCGCCGTGCGTATTTCCCCCGACAGAATGGCAGAACTGACTGCGGCAAAATGGGTGGATGTCTGCATTTGA
- a CDS encoding PTS sugar transporter subunit IIC: MSANHAAFNLIFRFVENYVSPIAGRISSQRHVMAIRDGFISAMPFMIVGSFLLVFAYPPFSPDTTWGFARAWLDMAKQFEGQILTPFDMTMGIMSIYICAAIAYNLGKHYVKSHQLDPFMCAMLSLMAFLLVAAPKTKGTLPVDSLGGTGIFTAILVAVYCVEMMRFLKSHNIGIRLPDQVPPMIKNSFDLLIPVLVVVLTLYPLSLLIQSQFGMLIPQAIMSIFKPLVSAADSLPAILLAVLIGHLLWFAGIHGAAIVSGMLQMFWLTNLGANQTALAASQPLPHIFMEAFWTFFIVIGGSGATMGLVICYLRSRSAHLRSIGRLSVVPSFFNINEPVIFGTPIVMNPVFFIPFLLAPMVNAVLAWAAMTFDLIGRVISVVPWTAPAPIGAAWALGWDFRAAILVVVLACVSAIIYYPFFKVYEKQLLEQEAEEAQRNAEEENQQVA; the protein is encoded by the coding sequence ATGTCTGCCAACCATGCTGCGTTTAATCTGATATTCCGTTTCGTTGAAAATTACGTCAGCCCGATTGCCGGGCGAATCTCTTCCCAGCGTCATGTTATGGCCATTCGTGATGGATTTATCTCTGCGATGCCGTTCATGATTGTGGGTTCATTCTTGCTGGTGTTTGCTTACCCACCGTTCTCACCTGATACGACCTGGGGTTTTGCTCGCGCCTGGCTGGATATGGCGAAGCAATTTGAAGGGCAAATTCTCACTCCGTTTGATATGACGATGGGCATTATGTCCATTTATATCTGTGCGGCCATCGCCTACAACCTGGGCAAACATTATGTGAAATCCCATCAGCTTGACCCGTTCATGTGCGCCATGCTGTCTCTGATGGCGTTTCTGCTGGTTGCTGCGCCGAAAACCAAAGGCACTCTGCCTGTCGACAGCCTCGGCGGAACGGGGATTTTTACCGCCATTCTGGTGGCGGTTTACTGCGTTGAAATGATGCGTTTCCTGAAATCGCACAACATCGGCATTCGCCTGCCAGACCAGGTGCCACCGATGATCAAAAACTCCTTTGATCTGCTGATTCCGGTGCTGGTGGTTGTGCTGACGCTTTACCCGCTGAGTCTGCTGATTCAGTCTCAGTTTGGTATGCTGATCCCACAGGCTATTATGTCGATCTTCAAACCTCTGGTGTCCGCTGCTGACTCGCTGCCTGCTATCCTTCTGGCGGTACTGATTGGTCACTTGCTGTGGTTTGCCGGGATCCACGGGGCTGCCATTGTCTCCGGGATGCTGCAGATGTTCTGGCTGACAAACCTGGGCGCTAACCAGACCGCGCTGGCGGCAAGCCAACCTCTGCCACACATTTTTATGGAAGCATTCTGGACGTTCTTTATCGTGATTGGTGGCTCTGGCGCAACGATGGGGTTGGTGATCTGCTATCTGCGTAGCCGCTCTGCGCACCTGCGTTCAATTGGACGTCTGAGCGTGGTGCCCAGCTTCTTTAACATCAACGAACCCGTCATCTTTGGTACGCCGATTGTAATGAACCCGGTGTTCTTTATTCCGTTCCTTCTGGCACCGATGGTAAACGCAGTGCTGGCCTGGGCGGCGATGACGTTTGATCTGATTGGTCGCGTTATTTCAGTGGTTCCCTGGACAGCACCTGCTCCGATAGGCGCGGCATGGGCGCTGGGCTGGGATTTCCGTGCGGCTATTCTGGTTGTGGTTCTGGCCTGCGTATCGGCAATCATCTACTACCCGTTCTTCAAAGTGTACGAGAAGCAGTTACTGGAACAGGAAGCGGAAGAAGCACAGCGTAACGCGGAAGAGGAAAATCAGCAGGTAGCCTGA
- the fhuF gene encoding siderophore-iron reductase FhuF codes for MATRTAQAVDSLLWRAPLSTGSVTLADAIRDRIADTRAHLLDFIKLDEPHPHNTMTLAEWQRPAERQSLLAAYSDHIYRNQPTLSRENKPLLSLWAQWYIGLMVPPIMVALLTQDTMLDLSPEHFHVEFHETGRAACFWIDVHEDMRAGQRSAQERMEQLITQALMPVIEVLEQTGEINGKLIWSNTGYLIHWYLTEMKPLLGDEKVDALRQSCFFAKQLSDGRDNPLFRTVVPRDGLLVRRTCCQRNRLPDVQQCGDCTLK; via the coding sequence ATGGCGACACGTACCGCACAAGCCGTTGACTCACTTCTCTGGCGAGCCCCTCTCTCCACAGGGAGCGTTACGCTTGCGGATGCTATTCGGGACAGGATTGCCGATACCCGTGCCCATCTGCTGGATTTTATCAAGCTGGATGAGCCTCACCCGCATAACACCATGACGCTTGCCGAATGGCAGCGTCCGGCAGAACGACAGTCACTGCTGGCGGCGTATTCCGACCATATCTATCGCAATCAACCGACCCTTTCGCGGGAAAATAAACCCCTGCTCTCTCTTTGGGCGCAATGGTACATCGGGTTGATGGTCCCGCCGATCATGGTGGCCTTGTTAACCCAGGACACGATGCTGGATCTCTCCCCGGAACATTTCCACGTTGAGTTCCACGAAACCGGGCGTGCGGCCTGCTTTTGGATTGACGTTCACGAAGATATGCGTGCCGGGCAACGCTCAGCTCAGGAGCGCATGGAACAGCTCATCACTCAGGCGTTGATGCCGGTAATTGAAGTGCTTGAGCAGACGGGAGAAATTAACGGAAAGCTTATCTGGAGCAATACCGGTTATCTTATCCACTGGTATTTAACAGAGATGAAACCGCTGCTGGGCGATGAGAAAGTGGATGCCCTGCGCCAGTCCTGTTTCTTTGCAAAACAGCTTTCTGATGGGCGGGATAACCCTTTATTCCGTACCGTCGTCCCGCGTGATGGCCTTCTGGTGCGCCGGACCTGCTGTCAGCGCAATCGCCTGCCAGACGTTCAGCAGTGCGGGGATTGCACGCTGAAGTAG
- a CDS encoding GGDEF domain-containing protein, whose product MTSQSWRSLVNSKYQLSLRLFLFLNAASAVFSVTNPLYSVRLFSFPLVAIFILSTGLFAWHWKERTRKINIPVVSAIFGILWAWQIVSKFSLITHDRATYLVMALLTVLFIGSLAFASNIKAFTLHSLPAFIACLWLGSHESWMRMIYSFALPVAAIGIHNILQKRNDRFAQTLLSQLLEERETLSDLSMMDPLTGLYNRRGLQSRLENLPRVDNGEHFVMLLDIDHFKAYNDHYGHMMGDQALIRVSAAIRDAVRSRDIVARFGGEEFMVLLTSISLDHARQTAERIRQKVYDLKIPHMFNESVATNVTISIGIAIYDDDDPEGALEKADKALYEAKHMGRNNILLSDELQTA is encoded by the coding sequence ATGACATCACAATCCTGGCGGTCTTTGGTCAACAGCAAATATCAATTATCTTTACGTTTATTTCTCTTTCTGAACGCAGCCTCAGCGGTGTTCTCGGTAACAAACCCGCTCTATTCTGTACGCCTGTTCTCGTTCCCCCTGGTGGCTATTTTTATTCTCAGCACGGGTTTGTTCGCCTGGCACTGGAAAGAGAGAACCCGCAAGATCAATATTCCCGTCGTTTCAGCGATCTTCGGTATTTTGTGGGCCTGGCAAATTGTCTCGAAATTTTCGTTAATTACGCACGATCGGGCGACATATTTAGTCATGGCGCTCTTAACCGTGCTTTTTATAGGCTCCCTGGCATTTGCCAGTAATATCAAGGCATTTACTCTTCATTCATTACCCGCCTTTATTGCCTGCCTGTGGTTAGGCAGTCATGAAAGCTGGATGAGAATGATCTACTCCTTTGCCCTCCCGGTAGCGGCGATTGGCATACATAACATCCTGCAAAAACGTAACGATCGCTTTGCTCAGACGCTTCTTTCCCAACTCCTGGAAGAACGCGAGACGCTTTCCGATCTCAGCATGATGGATCCGCTCACCGGCCTGTATAACCGTCGCGGCCTGCAAAGCCGACTGGAAAACCTGCCGAGAGTCGATAATGGTGAACACTTCGTTATGCTGCTGGATATCGACCATTTTAAGGCATACAACGACCATTACGGCCACATGATGGGCGACCAGGCGCTGATCCGCGTCTCAGCGGCGATCCGTGATGCCGTACGCTCACGCGATATCGTCGCGCGCTTTGGCGGTGAGGAGTTTATGGTATTACTGACGAGCATCTCGCTTGATCATGCCCGCCAGACGGCTGAGCGCATCCGCCAGAAAGTCTACGATTTAAAAATCCCGCATATGTTCAACGAAAGCGTTGCAACAAACGTCACCATCAGTATCGGTATCGCCATCTATGATGACGATGACCCGGAAGGCGCGCTGGAGAAAGCGGATAAAGCCCTCTACGAAGCGAAGCACATGGGGCGTAATAACATCCTGCTCAGCGACGAGTTGCAGACAGCTTAA
- a CDS encoding DUF1435 domain-containing protein, with product MILVIIIDAKGQTMLSKALGSGWGVLLPGAMIGGLMFADLSIDIWKAIIVSGLLVTSGMIWHKQLRHFVLLPSCVALVSGILVILMSLK from the coding sequence ATGATATTGGTTATCATTATTGATGCGAAAGGGCAAACCATGTTGAGCAAAGCGCTGGGAAGTGGTTGGGGAGTGTTGCTGCCTGGGGCAATGATTGGCGGTCTGATGTTTGCCGATCTCTCCATCGATATCTGGAAAGCCATTATTGTTTCAGGGCTGTTAGTCACGTCAGGGATGATCTGGCATAAGCAATTACGGCACTTTGTGCTGCTGCCTTCATGCGTTGCGCTGGTCAGTGGAATACTGGTAATTCTGATGAGTTTGAAATAA
- the rsmC gene encoding 16S rRNA (guanine(1207)-N(2))-methyltransferase RsmC, with product MSAFTPASEVLLRHSDDFEQSRILFAGDMQDDLPARFDCAESRAHTQYYHHWQVLSRQMGERARFSLVAEQSDVADCDTLIYYWPKNKPEAQFQLMNLLSLLPVGCDIFVVGENRSGVRSAEQMLEAFAPLNKVDSARRCGLYHGRLEKQATFDADAFWDEYQLDDLTIKTLPGVFSRDYLDVGSKLLLSTLTPHTKGKVLDVGCGAGVLSTVLASHSPKVRLTLCDVSAPAVEASRATLAANGIEGEVVASNVFSDITGRFDMIISNPPFHDGMETSLEAAQTLIRGATRHLNSGGELRIVANAFLAYPKVLDETFGFHEVIAQTGRFKVYRTVMTRQAKK from the coding sequence ATGTCTGCATTTACCCCGGCAAGTGAAGTCTTGCTGCGTCACAGTGATGATTTCGAACAAAGCCGTATTCTGTTTGCCGGAGATATGCAGGATGACCTGCCTGCGCGTTTCGACTGTGCTGAAAGCCGTGCCCATACGCAATACTACCACCACTGGCAGGTGCTGAGCCGCCAGATGGGCGAGCGTGCGCGCTTTAGCCTGGTGGCAGAACAGAGCGACGTTGCCGACTGCGACACGCTGATCTACTACTGGCCGAAGAACAAACCGGAAGCCCAGTTCCAGCTGATGAACCTGCTCTCCCTGCTGCCCGTTGGCTGCGATATTTTCGTGGTCGGTGAAAACCGCAGCGGCGTGCGCAGCGCAGAACAGATGCTGGAAGCGTTCGCACCACTGAATAAAGTCGATAGCGCGCGTCGCTGTGGTCTGTACCATGGCCGTCTGGAAAAACAGGCAACATTTGATGCCGATGCATTCTGGGACGAGTATCAGTTAGACGACTTAACCATCAAAACCCTGCCGGGCGTGTTCAGCCGCGACTATCTGGATGTGGGTAGCAAACTGCTGCTGTCTACCCTGACGCCGCACACCAAAGGCAAAGTGCTGGACGTGGGCTGCGGCGCGGGCGTGCTCTCTACAGTGCTTGCCAGCCATTCGCCAAAAGTGCGTTTAACCCTGTGTGATGTCAGCGCCCCGGCGGTAGAAGCCAGCCGCGCAACGCTTGCCGCAAACGGCATTGAAGGGGAAGTGGTTGCCAGCAACGTCTTCTCTGACATTACCGGTCGTTTCGACATGATTATCTCCAACCCGCCGTTCCACGACGGTATGGAAACTAGCCTTGAAGCGGCACAAACGCTGATCCGTGGTGCAACCCGTCACCTTAACAGCGGCGGCGAGCTGCGTATCGTTGCAAACGCCTTCCTCGCGTACCCGAAAGTGCTGGACGAAACCTTTGGCTTCCACGAAGTGATCGCCCAGACCGGTCGCTTCAAAGTCTACCGCACCGTCATGACGCGTCAGGCGAAGAAATAA
- a CDS encoding DNA polymerase III subunit psi, producing MTSRRDWQLQQLGITQWALRRPTALQGEIAISIPAHVRLVMVAEELPALNEPLIGDVLRSLKLTADEVLQLTPERVAMLPPESRCNSWRIGEINDMPLQGSQICSPALDELKANPKARSALWQQICEYEHDFFPHDV from the coding sequence ATGACATCCCGACGAGACTGGCAGTTGCAGCAGCTGGGCATTACCCAGTGGGCCTTGCGTCGCCCGACGGCGTTGCAGGGCGAAATCGCCATTTCCATCCCTGCGCACGTTCGGCTGGTGATGGTGGCGGAAGAACTGCCTGCCCTGAATGAACCCCTTATCGGTGATGTCCTTCGCAGCCTGAAGCTGACGGCCGACGAGGTTTTACAGCTGACGCCAGAGCGTGTCGCGATGCTTCCTCCCGAAAGCCGCTGTAACAGCTGGCGCATCGGGGAGATAAACGACATGCCTCTCCAGGGGAGCCAGATCTGCTCGCCAGCGCTGGACGAACTGAAAGCCAACCCAAAAGCGCGAAGCGCGCTATGGCAACAAATCTGCGAATATGAACACGATTTCTTCCCTCACGACGTTTGA
- the rimI gene encoding ribosomal protein S18-alanine N-acetyltransferase gives MNTISSLTTFDLNTAFAIETRAHAFPWSEKTFASNQGERYLNYRLDVDGTMAAFAITQVVLDEATLFNIAVDPAFQRRGLGRELLEHLIRELETRDVFTLWLEVRASNVAAIALYESLGFNEATIRRNYYPTAEGREDAIIMALPIG, from the coding sequence ATGAACACGATTTCTTCCCTCACGACGTTTGACCTGAACACCGCGTTTGCGATTGAAACACGCGCCCATGCCTTTCCGTGGAGCGAAAAAACCTTCGCCAGCAACCAGGGCGAACGGTACCTGAACTACCGCCTGGACGTTGACGGCACCATGGCCGCCTTCGCGATTACGCAGGTTGTTCTTGATGAAGCGACGCTGTTTAACATCGCCGTTGATCCCGCGTTTCAGCGCCGTGGGCTGGGAAGAGAACTGCTCGAGCACCTCATCCGTGAGCTCGAAACCCGTGACGTTTTCACCCTGTGGCTGGAGGTGCGCGCGTCGAATGTCGCCGCCATCGCGCTCTATGAAAGCTTAGGCTTTAACGAGGCGACAATCCGCCGTAACTACTACCCCACCGCAGAGGGACGTGAAGACGCCATCATAATGGCCCTGCCGATTGGATAA
- the yjjG gene encoding pyrimidine 5'-nucleotidase: MKWDWIFFDADETLFTFDSFGGLQRMFLDYSVTFTAEDFQDYQAVNKPLWVDYQNGAITALQLQHQRFDVWAERLNVSPGTLNEAFLNAMADICAPLPGAVSLLNALKGKVKLGIITNGFTALQQIRLERTGLRDYFDALVISEEVGVPKPDPRIFDYALTQAGNPDRDRVLMVGDTAESDILGGINSGLSTVWLNAHGRVQPEGIEPTWTVTSLNELEQLLCKQ; the protein is encoded by the coding sequence ATGAAATGGGACTGGATTTTCTTTGATGCCGACGAGACGCTGTTTACGTTCGATTCGTTCGGCGGCCTACAGCGGATGTTTCTCGACTATAGCGTGACCTTCACCGCTGAAGATTTTCAGGACTATCAGGCGGTGAACAAGCCGCTGTGGGTGGATTACCAGAACGGTGCCATCACTGCGTTACAACTTCAGCACCAGCGCTTTGACGTTTGGGCGGAACGTTTAAATGTCAGTCCGGGGACGCTGAACGAGGCGTTTCTGAACGCGATGGCGGATATCTGTGCGCCACTGCCGGGCGCGGTTTCTCTGCTTAATGCGTTAAAAGGCAAGGTAAAACTGGGGATCATCACCAACGGTTTTACCGCCCTGCAGCAGATCCGCCTCGAGCGCACCGGCCTGCGTGATTATTTCGACGCGCTGGTGATTTCCGAAGAGGTGGGCGTACCGAAGCCGGACCCGCGTATTTTTGACTACGCGCTGACGCAGGCTGGCAATCCTGACCGCGATCGCGTCCTGATGGTGGGGGATACCGCAGAGTCTGATATTCTTGGCGGCATCAATTCCGGCCTGTCGACGGTCTGGTTGAATGCGCATGGTCGTGTGCAGCCGGAAGGCATCGAGCCGACCTGGACCGTCACGTCATTGAACGAACTGGAGCAGCTCCTGTGTAAACAATGA
- the prfC gene encoding peptide chain release factor 3, with protein sequence MTLSPYLQEVAKRRTFAIISHPDAGKTTITEKVLLFGQAIQTAGTVKGRGSSQHAKSDWMEMEKQRGISITTSVMQFPYHDCLVNLLDTPGHEDFSEDTYRTLTAVDCCLMVIDAAKGVEDRTRKLMEVTRLRDTPILTFMNKLDRDIRDPMEVMDEVESELKIACAPITWPIGCGKLFKGVYHLYKDETYLYQTGKGHTIQDVRVVKGLDNPELDTAVGEELAAQLRDELELVKGASHEFDKELFLAGEITPVFFGTALGNFGVDHMLDGLVEWAPRPMPRKTDTREVEAQEEKFTGFVFKIQANMDPKHRDRVAFMRVVSGKYEKGMKLRQVRTGKDVVISDALTFMAGDRSHVEEAYPGDIIGLHNHGTIQIGDTFTQGEMMKFTGIPNFAPELFRRIRLRDPLKQKQLLKGLVQLSEEGAVQVFRPIANNDLIVGAVGVLQFDVVVARLKSEYNVEAIYESVNVATARWVECSDVKKFEEFKRKNEIQLALDGGDNLTYIAPTMVNLNLTQERYPDVQFRKTREH encoded by the coding sequence ATGACGTTGTCTCCTTATCTGCAAGAGGTGGCCAAGCGCCGCACTTTTGCCATTATCTCGCACCCGGATGCCGGTAAAACGACCATCACCGAGAAGGTGTTGCTGTTCGGACAGGCGATCCAGACTGCGGGTACCGTAAAAGGCCGTGGCTCCAGCCAGCACGCAAAATCTGACTGGATGGAGATGGAAAAGCAGCGTGGTATTTCGATTACCACCTCCGTGATGCAGTTCCCGTATCACGATTGCCTGGTGAACCTGCTGGACACCCCAGGCCACGAAGACTTCTCCGAAGATACCTACCGTACCCTGACGGCGGTTGACTGCTGTTTGATGGTGATCGACGCCGCAAAAGGGGTAGAAGATCGTACCCGTAAGCTGATGGAGGTCACCCGTCTGCGCGATACGCCGATCCTCACCTTCATGAACAAACTTGACCGTGACATCCGTGACCCGATGGAAGTGATGGACGAAGTTGAAAGTGAACTGAAGATCGCCTGTGCGCCAATCACCTGGCCCATCGGCTGCGGTAAGCTGTTTAAAGGGGTTTACCACCTCTATAAAGACGAAACCTACCTGTATCAGACCGGTAAAGGCCACACCATTCAGGACGTCCGCGTTGTTAAAGGCCTGGATAACCCAGAACTGGATACTGCCGTCGGCGAAGAACTGGCCGCGCAGCTGCGCGACGAGCTGGAACTGGTGAAAGGCGCATCTCACGAGTTCGATAAAGAGCTGTTCCTGGCGGGTGAAATCACCCCGGTCTTCTTCGGTACCGCGCTGGGTAACTTCGGCGTTGACCACATGCTGGACGGTCTGGTGGAGTGGGCTCCACGCCCGATGCCGCGTAAAACCGACACCCGTGAAGTGGAAGCGCAGGAAGAGAAGTTCACCGGCTTCGTCTTTAAAATTCAGGCCAACATGGACCCGAAACACCGCGACCGCGTAGCCTTTATGCGCGTGGTGTCCGGCAAGTATGAGAAGGGTATGAAGCTGCGCCAGGTGCGTACCGGGAAAGATGTGGTGATCTCCGACGCGCTGACCTTTATGGCGGGCGACCGTTCGCACGTTGAAGAAGCCTATCCGGGCGATATCATTGGTCTGCATAACCATGGCACCATCCAGATCGGTGATACCTTCACTCAGGGTGAAATGATGAAGTTCACCGGTATTCCGAACTTCGCGCCTGAGCTGTTCCGTCGTATTCGCCTGCGCGATCCGCTGAAGCAGAAACAGCTGCTGAAAGGCCTGGTTCAGCTGTCCGAAGAGGGCGCTGTGCAGGTGTTCCGTCCCATCGCCAACAACGATCTGATCGTAGGCGCGGTCGGTGTGCTGCAGTTCGACGTGGTGGTTGCGCGTCTGAAGAGCGAATATAACGTGGAAGCGATTTACGAGTCTGTGAACGTCGCGACCGCGCGCTGGGTGGAGTGTTCTGACGTGAAGAAATTCGAGGAATTTAAGCGTAAGAATGAGATCCAGCTGGCGCTGGATGGCGGCGATAACCTGACCTATATCGCCCCAACCATGGTAAACCTGAACCTGACGCAGGAACGTTATCCTGACGTTCAGTTCCGCAAAACCCGCGAGCACTAA
- the osmY gene encoding molecular chaperone OsmY — MNMTRLKISKTLLAVTLGSVLVSGSALAESSTMDKAQSTANTAGEKIDSSMNKVGNFMDDSSITAKVKAALVDDEAIKSTDISVKTDKKVVTLSGFVESQAQAEQAVKVAKGVEGVTDVSDKLHVRDAKESSVKGYAGDAATTSEIKAKLLADDIVPSRKVKVETTDGVVQLSGTVDSQAQIERAESIAKAIDGVKSVKNDLKAK; from the coding sequence ATGAATATGACAAGACTGAAGATTTCTAAAACTCTGCTGGCTGTGACTCTGGGTAGCGTTCTGGTTAGCGGTTCTGCCCTGGCGGAAAGCAGCACCATGGATAAAGCACAGTCCACTGCCAACACCGCAGGGGAAAAAATCGATAGCTCTATGAATAAAGTCGGTAATTTCATGGATGACAGCTCTATCACAGCAAAAGTGAAAGCCGCTCTGGTGGATGATGAAGCCATCAAGAGCACCGACATTTCCGTGAAGACCGACAAAAAAGTCGTCACCCTGAGTGGCTTCGTGGAAAGCCAGGCCCAGGCCGAGCAGGCAGTAAAAGTGGCGAAAGGGGTTGAGGGCGTAACGGACGTGAGTGACAAACTGCACGTACGTGACGCCAAAGAGTCTTCCGTCAAAGGTTATGCCGGGGATGCGGCAACCACCAGCGAAATCAAAGCTAAACTGTTAGCAGATGACATCGTGCCTTCCCGTAAGGTGAAAGTGGAAACCACTGATGGTGTGGTGCAGCTTTCCGGCACGGTTGATTCCCAGGCACAAATTGAACGTGCCGAATCTATTGCGAAAGCGATTGATGGTGTGAAAAGCGTTAAAAACGATCTGAAAGCGAAGTAA
- a CDS encoding DUF1328 domain-containing protein, whose product MFRWGIIFLVIALIAAALGFGGLAGTAAWAAKIVFVVGIILFLVSLFTGRRRP is encoded by the coding sequence ATGTTTCGTTGGGGCATTATATTTCTGGTTATCGCGTTAATTGCCGCCGCTTTGGGCTTTGGTGGATTGGCGGGTACAGCGGCATGGGCAGCAAAAATTGTCTTCGTCGTTGGTATTATTCTGTTCCTGGTCAGCCTGTTTACGGGTAGACGCCGTCCTTAG